The following is a genomic window from Bacillota bacterium.
ATTTAAATATATTACTGAGGAGGGTCTCCCCTTGAGCAAAGAACGAGGAACGAGTCATTGCCCGGGAGGCCACATCGATCCCGCAAATCTGGAGAGGATCAGGTCATCCCTGGATGCCCTCCCCCATGTAGCCGAAGTGTTTAACGCGCTAGGGGACAACACGCGGATCAGGATCCTCTACGCATTGCGCGAGAGTGAACTCTGCGTCTGCGAGCTCGCCTCTTTGCTGGATCTTACGCCCCAGGCGGTCTCCTATCACCTCAGGCTCCTTCGTGTCTTGAGACTGGTAAAGTACCGCAAGGAAGGCAAGACGGTCTTCTACTCCCTCGATGATGAGCACGTAGTCTTAATGCTGCAACAAGCCTTAGATCACCTTACGCACAACTAAGGGGGCACCCTGTGACCACAGGAAGAAAACCCGTCTTGCAGCAGGATGCACAAAGTGCGCCAGACCCGCCCGGCCTGGGAAACGCCACCGCAGCCTGCTCCTGCGCGGGCCAGTGCGCTGGTACGGAAGGCCAGGCACCCAGGACACCCGTCGGGGCAGTAAGCCCCTGGCTGGTCTTGTCCGGGTTATTCCTGGCAGGGAGCATCATGGCGACAGAACTTGGCATTTCCCAGCATGCTGTAGTCGCCCTCGCCCTTACATCCGTGGCCGCAGGTGGGTTCAAGGTGATGCTGAAAGCCATGGCCAACCTGGCCCGGCTTACCCTGGATATGAATGTGCTCCTGATCGTTGCCACGGACGGCGCCATCATCCTCCGAACACCCGCTGGCCAAGGCCATTGTGGAGAAGGCCCAGGAACATAGTGTTACACCCCTACCCACCAGGGATTTCCAGGCACTTGCCGGCAAGGGCGCCCCGGCCCGCCTGGGGAAGACGACTCTCTACACTGGGTCCCCCTCCTGGTTTCAAGAGCCTGGTATCGATCTTGGGGTAGCGGAGGCGCACTTGGCTCGCCTGGCGGGCGAAGCGGCCACTATGGTGTGCGTAGGACAGGAACCTCTTGGGCCTCATAGCCCTGGCAGACCCTGACAAGGCAACGACCCTTGAGGACTTGATGACCAGGATCCCCCGTCACGGCTACCGCATCCGTAGGGATTGCCATGGGTTCCACAGGACCCGGCATCACCCTGGAGACAGCGGGCGTGGTCCTCATGGGCGATGACCTTTGCCGTCTCCCCTACCTGTTTTGCCTGGCCCGCACCACCAAGGGGATCATCCGCCAGAACATCGGCTTCTCCCTGGGAGTGAAGGCTTTGGCACTGTCACTGGTCTTTCCAGGGTGGCTCACACTGGTCATGGTTATCCAGGCCGATGACGGTGCAGCGCTGGTGGCCATCGCAAATGCCCTGCGCTTGCTTGGAGTGAGGGCATCCCATATCCAGTTGGGAGCAACCGCCCATGCCGGTTTGGCACAACAGGGAATGAAAATGCGTCTGCATTTTCGAGGCAAAAAGAAGCGCCCGGGATCTACTGACCCCGCGCGCTTCGCGACATAACGAGCAGACCTGTAAGCCGAGTTCTGTCTAGAGTGGTCATCTATCTCCTGTCCCTGTTACCAGGAACCTCTAGCGACCTAACCCGAGGGGCTCAGCGGGCCGCGTCATCCCCCTCCTATTTGGTCTTTCTCCGGGTGGGGTTTACCTAGCCGGCCTGTCACCAGACCGCTGGTGCGCTCTTACCGCACCGTTTCACCCTTACCTGATGACTCAGGCGGTATGTTTCTGTGGCACTTTCCTTGAGGTCACCCTCACTGGGCGTTACCCAGCACCCTGCCCTGTGGAGCTCGGACTTTCCTCAGACACTGCCTCGCGGCCATGTGCCCGCGACCACTCAGTCTGCTCGTCTGCGTTCGCATGGCAATCATACAGCGAATGACGCTGCCAGTCAATGGAACCGAGTGCCATGGCACCAGGACACCAAGGACCACTTTGAGTCCGAGCAACCGGTATGCGCGTTTCGCCAGTCTAGAACCGGATTTGCAGGCTTGAAGATCCATCAATGGCCTGGTTGGCCAGCTTGTCCGCTTCTTTGTTGAGAGCCCTTGGTATATGCAGTATTTCCCAATGCTGAAAACCCTTCAGAATCCCCATTGTGCGGTTGAACAAGGGTGTCAGGTTGTCATGCCGCACCCTGTAGATGCCCTGCACCTGGCGGACTACAAGTTCGCTGTCGGTCTTGATGGTGATGTCTCTCACTCCAAGACGCTTAGCCTCTTCAAGGCCCCAGATCAATGCCATGTACTCCGCAACGTTGTTTGTGGAGACCCCAACATACCTTGACACCTGTGCAATTCTCTGTCCCTGCCCGTCATGGAGCCAGAAGCCTGCACCGGCTTCCCCAGGATTGCCCCTTGAGGCACCATCCACATGGAGCACGGCCTTCACTCAAGAACACCCCCAGTACCGGAAGGGATCCGAAGACTGCCATGCATTCACCGGAACTGCCAGGTTCCGGGCACTCAACCCTTCCCTCAATGTACCGGCCAGCCTCGCGACAACAGGCACCTCGGTGGCAAAGTGCCCTGCATCCAGGAGGCCGAAGCCCATGGACAGTGCCTCCCGGGCTTGGTGATACCGCACGTCCCCGGTTATGAGGCACCGGGCGCCCATGGAGGATGCCTCCTGCAGGAACTCACACCCGCTTCCCGGGACCAGTGCCAGGCGCGGTATCTCACCGGAACCCACTGACCGCACTGGGGATGACAGGGCCGCGGAGACCCTGATCGCCAGGTCTTCCATGGAAAGCGGCGTATCTAGATCCGCAATCCGTCCAAACCTGCCAGGCCCCTTCTGGGCCACGGGGTAGAGGTCGTAGGCGACCTCCTCGTACGGGTGAGCATCCAGCATAGACCTGACCACACCAGGGGCCAGGGCGCTCTCCACGACAGTCTCCAGGCGGAACTCTTCCACCCTCTCCAGCTGGCCTGCGCGCCCGGTGTATGGTGTGGCGCCTTCAGAGGGCTTGAAGGTACCGGTACCCCTAGCCTGGAATGAGCAGTGACTGTACCTTCCAATGTGGCCGGCGCCAGCGGAGGCCAGGGCTTCCCTGACCTCGTCTTCGTGACCCGCTGGCACGAACACCACTATCTTCCAGTACTCCCTGCTCCCTGCAAAGGGCACAGCATCCTGCAGCCCCAGGGGCTCCTTGAGCACCAAGTAGAGGGCATCAGCCGTGCCTTGCCTCGCCGCGTCCAGGTTGGTATGGGCAACCAGTACCGATGTGCCAGCCCTTACCATCTCGCCAAGGAGCCTGCCCAGGGGCCTGTCCAGCCTGAGATCCACAGGCGGCTTCAGGAACAGCGGGTGATGGCACACCACCAGCCGCCCGGGGGCAGCCATTTCCTCCTCGACGTCGAGGGTGACCAGGATATCCTCTACCGGGGATTCAAGCGAGCCGACCTGAAGGCCAATCCTGTCCCATGGCTCAGCCAGCCCCGGAGGCGCCAGGCCCTCCATGATTGCCACTATATCACTAACCCTGGGCTTCACCGTCCAGATCCTCCCTTAGCGCCAGCAGTTCGTCAAGCCTTCTGCGGTAGGCCCGGAGCCTGGAAGAGGCCTTGGCCCCGGCGCCTTTCTCCATCTCCCTTATTATGCCACCGTATCTCTCAATCCTTCTTGAGATAAGGCACCGGATGAGAGGGTGTCTCATCTCCCACGCCCTGGGACCGATCTCCAGGAAGACATCCGGGCCCACCGCATCATCGCCGGCTTCCGCTGCGATGGTCTGGTAGATACGGCCTCTATCCATCACGATGTCCTCCTGGGTTATCCTGAAGCCGTGAACCAAAAGCCCCCTCCTGAGGGACTCCTCCCTGGCCACGGGGCCAAGAACAAGAGGGGCTGCCCTGGCTACCTCAGGGCGGCCCAGGAGAACCCTGAGCATCAGGTCGCCTCCCAGTCCCGCCACGATAATGCAGCCGGCCTCACCGGGGGCCAGCGGTTCCAGTCCCCAGCCCAGGCGGAACTCAATCATGCCCGATACACCCTCCTGGGCAGCCCGGTCCCGGGCATGTACTAAGGGCATAGGGTTAACCTCTGTGGCTATGACACCAGGGCAGACACCGCTAGCCACCAGGTAGACTGCCAGGAGGCCGTGACCCGTCCCCACGTCCGCCGCCACTGTGCCCGGTCTCACCATTGAGGCTATGCTCTTCAGCCGGCCTGGCAGCGTTCTCATACCATATGAGTCCCTCCTACACCCATGTGCGATTTCTAGTAAACTATAACACAGGTGAGCCAAGGTATGGTGGAAACCGTTGCAGGCCCTGGAGGCTTCCCTGGTCACCCTACCCCGGGCCTATTGTGGTCTAAGAGGCTCGAGCCCACGTGAAGGATGCCCGGGCCTGCAGTGCACCCGGTAGATAGCCGCCGCTAGATCTAGCGGAACAGCGGTGTTTCCAGGTACGTCAAAGCGGAGTGAGAAGGCCCTGTCGCCAACGCGGCGCAGTAGATAGGAGACGCGAGCCCTGGAAGTGAAAGAGGGACAGCAAGACGGCTCAGGAGGAGTCATTTAACGTGTGACGAGGTGGGCCCAGGCCGCTGGTGGTCTCTCCAAGGCCGCGTCCTGTAGCGAATGGTATCCCCTTGGCGCCGGTTCTCATGGTAGCCCTGATGTGCCTGGCGATCCTGGCCCTGGCCTCATGCTCACCTGAGGCTAGGGCGGGCAGCCAGGTCCCAGCGCCCGTTGACGGCCCGAGCCTGAGCCATGGGCACCCCAGTGGAGGAACCGGCCCCTGGAAGAACCGGGAGAGCAGCCTCCTCGGGCAGTGGACTACGGCGAGCCGCCCTGTTCAGGGGAAGCCCCGCTTTAAGACCAGGGACAGCGTCTACTCCACCCCCGTGTGCCAGCGGGAGGGTCTACTTCGGCAGCCTGGATGGGAGCCTCTACGCCCTGGACGCAGCGGCGAAGAGTCCTGGCGCTACACCACTGCGGGCATCGTATGGTCATCCCCTGCGGTACAAGACGGGGTTGCGTATTCCGGGGCGTACGATGGCAACCTTTACGCCTTGGTGGGAACTCCAGTGGGGGTTCTGGACCAACCGGGCCATCTACTCCTCCCCAGCCATCGCCGGCTCCTCAATTTGCGTGGGATGCAACGACGGAGCCCTCTACGCAGTGGACACACGCTCAGGCAAGAAGCGCTGGGAGTTTACGACCGGGGGTCCTGTGGAGTCCTCACCCACGGTATCCGGCGGCATGGTGATCTTCCGAAGCGGTCACAGGAACCTCTATGCGGTGGGTGGCTAGGTAACCCTGCAATCATATGTCCGCTCTATGGTCTGGACTAGCCGGGTGAGAGCCAGGTTCACCGGGGTGGGGATCCCCAGGGCATCTCCCTCCCGGACAATGGCTCCGTTTATGAATCCAATCTCGGTCTTTCTCCCGGCCATCACATCCTGCAGCATGGATGAGCGGTTGGAGGCCGTCTTCCTGCACACCTCCCTCACCATCTCCTGAGGGTCGTCATGGAGGAGCCGGATACCCTTGGCCTTGGCCACGGCCACCGCCTCTGCCAGGGCTAGCCTCCCCAGCTCTTCTGAACCCGGGTGGTCAAGGAGGTCTCCGTTGTGAACCCGCAAAATAGCCGTGAGTGGGTTTATCGCCACATTGGCCATGAGCTTTGTCCACACAAGGCCAAGAATGTT
Proteins encoded in this region:
- a CDS encoding metalloregulator ArsR/SmtB family transcription factor, which codes for MDPANLERIRSSLDALPHVAEVFNALGDNTRIRILYALRESELCVCELASLLDLTPQAVSYHLRLLRVLRLVKYRKEGKTVFYSLDDEHVVLMLQQALDHLTHN
- a CDS encoding ribonuclease HI family protein encodes the protein MKAVLHVDGASRGNPGEAGAGFWLHDGQGQRIAQVSRYVGVSTNNVAEYMALIWGLEEAKRLGVRDITIKTDSELVVRQVQGIYRVRHDNLTPLFNRTMGILKGFQHWEILHIPRALNKEADKLANQAIDGSSSLQIRF
- a CDS encoding Nif3-like dinuclear metal center hexameric protein, giving the protein MKPRVSDIVAIMEGLAPPGLAEPWDRIGLQVGSLESPVEDILVTLDVEEEMAAPGRLVVCHHPLFLKPPVDLRLDRPLGRLLGEMVRAGTSVLVAHTNLDAARQGTADALYLVLKEPLGLQDAVPFAGSREYWKIVVFVPAGHEDEVREALASAGAGHIGRYSHCSFQARGTGTFKPSEGATPYTGRAGQLERVEEFRLETVVESALAPGVVRSMLDAHPYEEVAYDLYPVAQKGPGRFGRIADLDTPLSMEDLAIRVSAALSSPVRSVGSGEIPRLALVPGSGCEFLQEASSMGARCLITGDVRYHQAREALSMGFGLLDAGHFATEVPVVARLAGTLREGLSARNLAVPVNAWQSSDPFRYWGCS
- a CDS encoding class I SAM-dependent methyltransferase — encoded protein: MRTLPGRLKSIASMVRPGTVAADVGTGHGLLAVYLVASGVCPGVIATEVNPMPLVHARDRAAQEGVSGMIEFRLGWGLEPLAPGEAGCIIVAGLGGDLMLRVLLGRPEVARAAPLVLGPVAREESLRRGLLVHGFRITQEDIVMDRGRIYQTIAAEAGDDAVGPDVFLEIGPRAWEMRHPLIRCLISRRIERYGGIIREMEKGAGAKASSRLRAYRRRLDELLALREDLDGEAQG
- a CDS encoding PQQ-binding-like beta-propeller repeat protein produces the protein MRYKTGLRIPGRTMATFTPWWELQWGFWTNRAIYSSPAIAGSSICVGCNDGALYAVDTRSGKKRWEFTTGGPVESSPTVSGGMVIFRSGHRNLYAVGG